In Rosa rugosa chromosome 4, drRosRugo1.1, whole genome shotgun sequence, the genomic stretch GTAGCCGGTAACTCAGGCACCGCACCGAGCCCGTCGCCGGGAACCCGACAATATCATAGGCCGGGATTTGACACCAGCCCAGCTGAGCCCGGCCCATTATGAGCCGCTTAGTGTAAAGCTGGAGATATATGCAAGAATACCTGTTGCTGAAGAAACTAGCATCCAGAGGAACCAAGAACTTGTCACCCCATGTTGGGTTGATCCCACCTTCATCATCCACCCTCGTTTTGTACACGTGGCACTTCTCGTCGCCGGAGGACCGGCATGTTGTGGCAGCTGGTGGAGTAGTGGTGAGGGTGATAAAGGGTCTAATCTTCTGGGAAAAGTGAGAAGAGTTCTTGAGGCCTTGAGCTGATATCACTGTGATCTCCATTACTGGTTGGTTGCTGTGCTTCATGGCATTGGATTAATTTATGAAGCTGGAGTTGGGGTGATAAACATGTATATTTATATAAGCAGCAGCCAATTTGAGACAGATGGGGAAGTTAATTTAAGAGACAATTTTCTAGGGAGCTTCGTTTTTGTGGAATTTAGAATGAGAAAGGATATGGAAATTTAAGCCTGGAATAGCAGCTATGTGTGACTCTTTCGCAATTCTCTTTGCCCTCTTACTAAGTCAGCTTAAGTAGAGGACGTTTTTTCTGCTTGTTTCCTTGCTGTACATATATAATGTCACAGCTCACTCACACTCACACTCACAGTCAATGTCACTATCACTTTTGACGTTTATCGGTGCATACTAAGACAGAGATAGATATAATTTACGAACAGTACGATGACTAAAATACATATATGTTGCttgttcaaaatttgaaatttcagTTTCCAACTTTCACAGAAACAAGACGTTTCAGATTTTTTCTAACACAAAACTGTGCACAATTACTTTGCTGTCATCCATAAAATGTGTTCGATGAAATGTTagaaaaatttaattaaattcagACATCCTTGAATTTATATTAGTGCTCAAAACTCTTGTATCTATTCAGGTGGGGTCGAAATTGTGTCAAGTGCTGCACAATGCAAGTGGATAACGTGCCCCATGTGGCCAAAGTGGGTGACCCGGCCCCTATAGTTATATCTATATGAATCGTGAATAATTTTCTATGttctttgctttcattttttctttcttaaactTCCAAGGAAGTTGTCCGGCAGCATACAGGCGGATGTGGAAGTCGTTTTGCCATAAGCATTTTTCTTTCAGTTTGTCCAGTTTTCTACAGATTTGATTTATTCTGTCACTGCCGTCTGCGGTCTGCATGAATTTTTCCTTGAAAGTTTGCGAAGCAATTACATAGTGGACACGGGGAAGTGGGAAGTATAGTGTATACAACCATACAACTTGTAGAAAATTAATCAAGACATCCAAGTCGACCAATTTCGTCGGTGTTTCCATTAGTTTTGTTGACTACAAAGTCTTCAGTAAGGTAGCAAGATCAAGTAGTACGTGGAATCTTCAGCAAATTATGCGTATCAAgtaaatttttaattttctataTCTCATCATAAAGGTTTAAATTTAGCACGTGAAATCAAGTTTACAACACGCTCCATGCTCATTGATCATAGATTGTAGGTCTTTACTGCTTAATTAATTACTTTTTAATCATGGTAGCAAATAGGTAGATTGGTCCCAGCCGCAGAAAATTCGGCATATATATGGGTTCACATTATGTGCTTGACAGATTGTAAATACTGCTGACCTTTCTGCAGGATCAAAAGTGAAAGCACTCCTTGACTAACTAGAAGCTATAGGATTCGGATCCACATTCATACACTTCACGTTTAATTTCCAGTTTATAAATGACAAGAAAGTAAGGCCAAAGTGATTCTCTAGAATAGCGGCGCCTACCAAACCAGCGATTTGTGGTTAAGGCAGAGTTTTGCCGACCACCCATATATTGTTAGGAAAATCATTCAGGACATTTTTTTCATCGAAAAGTTTCCAATTCGACTATCTTTTTGTATCCATAAGGGAGAGTTTCCACAGATTGTTCAAGATGCTATTAGTGGATGCTGCAGTTTAATACGGGTTCAGTAGTAGTCTAGTAGAGAAGATCCGACGAAGTTGCATGCCCGTTGGATGTGGAAGTCGATCGTTTTGCCAGAAACATTTTCGTTTCAGTTTGTCAAGTCTCTAGAGGCTTAGTTCACTACCAATTCAATTCATATTGAATTTTTCCATGCAAGATTTGCCACGCAATTACATAGTAAACACAGGGAAGAGGGAAGTATATATAAAAATTGTAGAAAAATACCACATGAAAGTCGACCAACTTCATTAATGATATTTCAGTTAGTTTTGTTGAGTGCAAAGTACTCTTTGATCGTCTTTGGCAAATCATATGTATCAGGTAAAGTCGTAGTTTTTCCACTTATTAAGTGTTCAATTTTAGAATATCCATTTACGTTTACAACTCACTTCATGCTCTTGATCATATAGTCTTTACAACTTACTTTACATCCCCGTAACGTATAGTTAGATTCGACGCAGCTGCAGAAATTGCGGCATATACAGGTTCACATTATGTGCTTGTGAGATAGTAGTGAATGGTGATGACCTTTCTGCAGGTTGAAAAGTGAAAGCACTCCTTGACAACTAAGAAGATTCGGATCCAGAACCATTCACTATGAAATATTCACGTTTATAACTCTTGAACGTTCTTGGTAGATGACAAGAAAGTAGGGCCAACGGACTATCAGAATAGCGGCTAGTAAAAATGCTAGTCTAAAGTCTAAACCATGGAAATCTAGTCGGTGATGTATGAGTCGTCTCACTTGAATATACTCAATATAGACCTGGCAAAAACATAGTGTTGTTATGTTCGTGTTATATTAAGTTAAGGAAAAAATTCtgtttactaccctgtactttcaagggttcgtcagttcagtccctgcacttctaatttaatcagaaaagtcctcacactctccaatttcataaATTCGATCCATTTCTcacaattccgtcaatttccTCTGTTTAGGTGCTGACGTGTCCGGACGCCGTCTGATGTGTCAGATTTGTGGGACCTTCCCACATGCAAAATTCCCAAGCTATCCCTTCAATCTCCCTCCCCTCTCagagctcttcttcttcttctcagctCTTGGTTATGGCTCCTCACTTCCTCCACCAATCAACATGGccggagaagatgaagagagacTGATAAACAAGAGGGGTGTTGGGTATGGGTTCATTCTTCAACCTCTCATCAGTGTCCTCCCTCGCGGCCAAAGATCATGCTCACAGCAAACCCAGAAAATTTAACCTAATTTGGTTGAGATGAGTCCTCTAGATTCAAGTAAGATGCAGAAAAACCAAATCTgaacaaaattcaaatcaagATGCATATAAATCCAACATGAAAATCAAAACTAAATATATAGATCTCTtcccaaatcaaaatttcattcttCTACAAAATTTCATTCTTCCCAAATCCAAATCGGAAGCTCATTACCAACCACACCCAGCCCACTACCGACCACACCCAACCTAAGAAGCTCAAGCTCGTCTGCAGCTCCAACATCGCATTCCACCCCCGGCCACCGTCTGGGAAGCTCCGCTACGTCGGCGGCGAGACCCAGATCATCTCCATCGACCTGACCATTGCATTCTCCAAGCTCCGGTCGAAGATTTCCGATCTCTCCCCCAACTCCTCGACTCCGAATCGAGCTCCTGTGTCGCCCACGCGTCAACTCCAAAATTCTCACGGCGTTTGGTTTCGTTTTCTTCTGAGCAAACCAAACGCATGCAGCAGagtcagagagaaagagaaagaaagagagagtgttGTATACCAGATCGACGGACTCATTTTTGATCTCCTCGAGGCTGATGGCCTTGGCGCTGCTTATAGTTGCAAAGTGGGGGAAGCGCTGAGCTCGGAGGAGCTCAAAGGCTGAAGAGAGGACTGGGATTTTTTGGTTGtgaactaaaaaagaaaacgaaGCGATTGAGGATTGGTCACTTGAGGATTGCTTCGACGAGCTGACCTCGTCTGCCGCCTTGGACATTTGGTCCGCCAGCTGGTCCAGCATCGCAGGTGACCAATCTGGGTGTAGAGAGAATAATTAGGAGCTGCACAGATCGATTCCATCATGGATGAGAGGAAGTTGCCCTTTTAATGTAGTGACGACCGGA encodes the following:
- the LOC133742269 gene encoding uncharacterized protein LOC133742269, giving the protein MKHSNQPVMEITVISAQGLKNSSHFSQKIRPFITLTTTPPAATTCRSSGDEKCHVYKTRVDDEGGINPTWGDKFLVPLDASFFSNRYSCIYLQLYTKRLIMGRAQLGWCQIPAYDIVGFPATGSVRCLSYRLRARDGTRTHGVVNVAIKLENLAPVSNQRVVSVNSISSTFDTCGTVIGTPVAQLSPLAGECSVTCQGQISHFGFGCREGNRWSHV